The sequence GCGGACATGGTCAGGCCCGGGGTGCGCAGCGGCGTGGAGCGGTAGTTCTGCAGCGCGAACATGACCTGGAACACCGGCGACCGGCTGACGTCGCGCTCCACGGCGAGCTCGTTGACGAGCCGGTCGAAGGGGAGTTCCTGGTGGGCGTAGGCGTCCAGCGCCGTCTCGCGGACCCGGGCGAGGAGCTCGGTGAACGTGGGATCGCCCGACAGGTCGGCGCGCATGGGCAGCGAGTTGACGAAGACGCCGACCACGCGCTCCAGCTCGGGCAGGTCGCGCCCGGAGACCGGCGATCCGACCGCGAAGTCGTCCTGCCCGCAGTAGCGTCCGAGCAGCACCTGGAAGGCCGCCAGCAGCGTCATGTACGGCGTGGCGCCGTGGGCCGTCCCGAGTGCGGTGATCTCCTCGCCGAGCCCGGGATCCAGCGCCAGCCCCCGTGCGGCGCCCTCCCACTTCTGCTCGGCGGGACGCGGCAGGTCGGCGGGGAGCTCCAGCGGCGGCAGCCCGTCCAGGTGCCGGCGCCAGTAGCCGATCTCGCGGTCGTAGGCGCGGTCGCGCTGCCAGTGGGCGTAGTCGCCGTAGGCCACCCCCACCGGCGGGAGCAGCGGCTGCCGCCCGGCGCGGTGGGCGGCGTGCAGGGTGAGCAGCTCCTCCATGACGATGTCGCAGGACCAGCCGTCGGTGACGGCGTGGTGCATGGTGAGCAGCAGCACGTGCTCCAGCGGGCCGAGCCGGACCAGCAGGAGCCGGATCAACGGGCCCCGGGCGAGGTCGAAGGGGCGGGCCATCTCCTGGTCGACCACCGCGAGGTCGTCCGTCACCCGCAGCTCCGCCACGGGCGCCGGGTCGACGACGAGCCGAGGGCCGCCGTCCTCGGTGGTGAGCAGCCGCGTGCGCAGGCTCTCGTGCCGCGCGGTCACCTCGGTGAGGGCTGTGGTGAGCGCCTCCTGCTCGACCTCGCCCTCCAGCCTGACCGCGAACGCCACGGTGTAGGCGGCCGTTCCCGGGGCGTACTGCTCCAGGAACCACAGCCGCTCCTGTGCGGGAGAGAGCGGCGGCGCGGTGCCGGGCGGGCGCGGCGGGATGGCCGCGGCGACGACGCGGCCGCCCAGCCGCTGGGCGAGCAGCGCCTGTTTGGCCGGTGACAGGCTGGTGTGCGTCACGACGCCTCCGTGCTGGCGGGAGGGAACCGGCATGCGTTCCCTGGCGGTGGTGAACGGGATCGCCCTCATGGGCGGCTCCATGACGACCGGCCGAAGCGGGCCGCCCGAGGGCGGGCCCGATCCGGTGACGTGAGGACGAGCGCGGCGCGGGATTCCTCCCAGCGCCGAGATGCGCGGGCGCTCCGGCGGGACGGCGGCGCCCGCCCGAGCGTCACTTCTGCCGTACCGATGAGCACGGCTATATGGGAACGCTCCCACGGAGGAGGCTAGAGATCACGCGCCAAATTCGTCAAGGTTTCGGAGTTGTTTTCGGCCCCGCTCAACCGAAACATTCCGACGGTTAGCAAATCACCGCAGATAGAAGCGCATTTCCCGGCTTTCCGTGGAGCGCGGTTACCGATTTCATGATTGACAGTGATCCCGGCGACTTCTACTCTCCGGTGGGAGCGCTCCCATGTCGTATCGATATCCTGCGGCCGAGCGTGTCCCCCCGGTCGCCGACGCCAGGAGCGCACACGTGATCGTCACCGTCCCCACGCCCGCGGGCCTGCGGAACGCACCGTCCCCACCGGCGGACGAGGACCTGGAACTCCTCCTCCTCATCCGGCATTTCGAGCTCGCCCTGCTCAGGCTCTTCGAGGCGGGCGAGCTCAGCGGGACGACCCACACCTGCCTGGGGCAGGAGTACATCCCGGTGGCGCTGAAACCGCTGCTCCAGGAGGACGACCACGTCTTCAGCAACCATCGCGGCCACGGCCACTTCCTCGCCCGGCACGCCGAGCCGCACGGCCTCCTCGCGGAGATCATGGGCCGCGAGGGCGCGCTCTGCGCGGGGGTGGGCGGCAGCCAGCACATCTACCACCGGCGCTTCCTGTCCACCGGGGTCCAGGGCGAGAGCCTCCCGGTCGCGGTCGGCGTGGCGCTCAAGCTGAAGGGGAGCGGCGCTCTCGCCTGCGCCTACGTCGGCGACGGCACCTGGGGCGAGGGCTCGGTCTACGAGGCGCTCAACATGGCCCAGCTCTGGCGGGTGCCGCTGCTGGTCGTCGTCGAGAACAACGGGATCGCCCAGTCGACCCCGACCGCCGCGCAGATGTCCGGCGACATCGCGGCCCGCGCCGCCGCGTTCGACGTCCTGCACCACCGCATGACCTCCACCGAGGTGGACGAGATCCGCGCCGAGCTGGCCCCCCTCCTCACGGTGGTCCGCGGGGACAGCCGGCCGCTGGTCGCCGAGTTCGTCACCCACCGGCTCGGCCCGCACAGCAAGGGCGACGACACCAGGCCCCCCGAGGAGATCGCGCGGGCGCGCGACCACGACTGGTACGCCCGCTACGCGCGGATGTTCCCCGATCGCTTCGACCGCCTCGACCGGGAGCGGCGCGAGCTGGTCGAGCGGATCGCCGCCGAGGTCGCGGCCCGGCCGCCGTCGGTGTGGGAGCGGCGGTGACACGCGTCTCGGAACACCTCAACCAGGCCCTGCACGACCTGATGGAGGCCGACCCGCGCGTGCACCTGCTCGGCGAGGACGTCTCCGACCCGTACGGCGGGGCCTTCAAGGTCACCAGGGGTCTGTCCACCAGGTTCGGCGACCGCGTGCGGTCCACCCCGCTGAGCGAGGGCGCGCTCGCCGGGGTCGGGGCCGGCCTCGCCCTGGCCGGCGACAGGGCCGTCGTCGAGATCATGTTCGCCGACTTCGCCGCGCTCGCCTTCGACCAGCTCGTGAACTTCGCCGCCAAGTCCACCTCCATGTACGGCAGGCCCGTGCCGATCCCGCTGGTCGTCCGCTGCCCCTCGGGGGGCAACCGGGGCTACGGCCCCACCCACAGCCAGAGCCCGCAGAAGCACTTCATCGGCGTCCCCGGCCTCGCGCTGTTCGAGATGACCCCCTTCCACGACGCGGGCGAGCTGTTCGCCCGGATGTTCGCGCTCGGGCAGCCCTGCCTGTTCTTCGAGGACAAGGTCCTCTACACCCGGCGGATGTACGAGGACGGGGTCGTGGACGACCTGTTCCGCTACGAGCTCGACGGCGACGTCGCCCGGGTCTTCCTCGACGGCGTGACGGAGCCCGACTGCACGCTGATCGCCCACGGCGGCATGGCCCACCGGGCGCTCTCGGCCATGCGCGAGCTGCTCCTGGAGGAGGACCTGGCCTGCGAGCTGCTGGTGCCCGCCCGGCTTCACCCGCTGCCCGGCCTGCCCGGCCTGGAGCGCGCCCGGCACGTGTGCGTCGTCGAGGACGGCACGGAGGGCGGGACCTGGGGGGCGGAGGTGGCGCGGCTGCTCTACCCCCGGCTCTGGTCCACCCTGCGCCGTCCCATCGGCCTGATCAGCGCGGCCGACAGCGTCATCCCGGCAGCGCCCCACCTGGAGCGCGAGGTGCTCGTCCAGCCCGGCCGGATCCGGCACACGATCGTGGAGGCCCTGTCTTGATCGAGATCCGGGTGCCCAAGCTCAACAACAACGACACCGTCTACCTGCTGGTGGAGTGGGCGGCCGGGGACGGCCAGGCCGTACGGGCCGGGGAGCCGCTGGCGGTGCTGGAGACCTCCAAGGCAGCCGAGGAGCTCACCGCCGAGGAGGACGGAACGCTGCTGTGCCTGCTGGAGGCGGGCGCCGAGTGCGCGCCGGGCCAGGTGATCGCCCGGCTGCTGGCCGAGGGCGAGGAGGCCGGGGCGGCCGCCGGACCGCCGCCCCAGCCGGTGCCCGCCGGCCACGGGGATCCGGAGGCGATCGTCGTCACCGCCCCCGCCCGGCTGATGATGGACGAGCGCGGCATCTCCATGGAGCAGGTGCGGACCCTCGGCAGGAAGGTGATCAGACGGGCCGACCTGGAGCTCCTCGGTGCCTCCCGGACGGCCCCGCAGGACTCCGGACCGCCCGCCGTCCCGATGGACGCCGGACCGCCCTCCGCCCCGGTGGACGCCGACGACCCCGGCCTGATCGAGCTGTCGCGGACCCAGCGCCGGGTCGCCGAGGTGGTCGAGCGGTCGCACCGCGACATCCCCGCCGCGTTCACCGTCATGCGGGTCGACGTGACGGACGCCCTGCTGTTCGCCCGCCGGGAGACCAAGCGGCTGCGCGTCCTCGTCGGCGTTCCCGAACTGCTGGTGGAGGCGGCCGGCCGGCTGCTCGACCGCTTCCCGCTGTTCTTCGCCACGCCCGTCGACGGCCGCCGGGCCCGCCGGGCCGCGACGGCCGAGGTCGGCGTGACCGTCGACGTCGGCAGGGGGATGTTCGTCCCGGTGGTGCGGGACGCGGGAGGGCGCCCGCTCGGCGAGATCGCCCGCGAGCTGACGAGGTTCCGCCGGACAGCGCTGAACGGGGCCTTCAGGGAGCAGGACCTCCGGGGCGGCAACATCATGGTCACCCTGCACACCGACGCCGCCGTGGTCATGGCCGCCCCCGTCGTCTTCCCCGGCCAGGTCTGCGCGCTGTCGCTCACCGCGCCGCGTCCGGAGGTCGTGGAGACCCGCGACGGCGGCTTCACCGTCCGGAAGGTGATCATGCTGGGCCTCGCCTACGACCACCGTTTCGTCAACGGCCGCGAGTCGGCCGAGTTCCTCGGCGCACTCAGGAGCGCGCTGGAGAGCCCCGGGGACGGCACCTCGGAGCGGTGAGCGCATTCCCTTTCCCCCTCTCCGCCACGTCGCCGCATTCTCCTCCGCCATTGCTCCACACCCATTAATTATCAGGAAACTTTCTTAAAAGAAAGCATTGACGGGCCTGATGGGAGCGCATAGTTTCCCGTTCAATGACCCGTGGGGGGCGGGATCACGGCTATGTTCCCCTGCTCGGAGGTAGCTCTCCCATGTCCTCACGTCTACGCGCCGGCCTCGCGGCGGCCGGCGCGTCACTCGCCCTGATCGCAGGCGCGCTCGCCGGCACGGCCGCCGCCGCGGCCGACGACGAGTCCTGCCGCCCGGACGGCCTCTACACCACCCCGGGCCTCAGCGTGCCCTTCTGCCAGGTCTACGACGAGGCCGGCCGGGAGAAGATGGGCGCCGGCCACCCGCGCCGCATCATCGGCTACTTCACCGGGTGGCGGACCGGCAAGAACGGCCAGCCGTCCTACCTGGCCAAGGACATCCCGTGGGGCAAGATCACCCACATCAACTACGCGTTCGCGCACGTCGGCCCGGACAACAGGATCTCGGTCGGCACCGACGGCCCGGACAACGCGGCCACCGGCATGGAATGGCCGGGGATCGACACGCTCGACCCCGCCCTGCCGTACAAGGGCCACTTCAACCTGCTGAACAAGTACAAGAAGGCCAACCCCGACGCCAAGACGCTGATCAGCGTCGGCGGCTGGGCCGAGACCGGCGGCTACTTCGACGCCTCCGGCGCGCGCAAGCCCTCCGGCGGCTTCTACACGATGACCACCAACGCCGACGGCTCCGCCAACACGGCCGGGATCAACGCCTTCGCCGACTCCTCGGTGGAGTTCGTC comes from Streptosporangium roseum DSM 43021 and encodes:
- a CDS encoding thiamine pyrophosphate-dependent dehydrogenase E1 component subunit alpha; amino-acid sequence: MSYRYPAAERVPPVADARSAHVIVTVPTPAGLRNAPSPPADEDLELLLLIRHFELALLRLFEAGELSGTTHTCLGQEYIPVALKPLLQEDDHVFSNHRGHGHFLARHAEPHGLLAEIMGREGALCAGVGGSQHIYHRRFLSTGVQGESLPVAVGVALKLKGSGALACAYVGDGTWGEGSVYEALNMAQLWRVPLLVVVENNGIAQSTPTAAQMSGDIAARAAAFDVLHHRMTSTEVDEIRAELAPLLTVVRGDSRPLVAEFVTHRLGPHSKGDDTRPPEEIARARDHDWYARYARMFPDRFDRLDRERRELVERIAAEVAARPPSVWERR
- a CDS encoding 2-oxo acid dehydrogenase subunit E2: MIEIRVPKLNNNDTVYLLVEWAAGDGQAVRAGEPLAVLETSKAAEELTAEEDGTLLCLLEAGAECAPGQVIARLLAEGEEAGAAAGPPPQPVPAGHGDPEAIVVTAPARLMMDERGISMEQVRTLGRKVIRRADLELLGASRTAPQDSGPPAVPMDAGPPSAPVDADDPGLIELSRTQRRVAEVVERSHRDIPAAFTVMRVDVTDALLFARRETKRLRVLVGVPELLVEAAGRLLDRFPLFFATPVDGRRARRAATAEVGVTVDVGRGMFVPVVRDAGGRPLGEIARELTRFRRTALNGAFREQDLRGGNIMVTLHTDAAVVMAAPVVFPGQVCALSLTAPRPEVVETRDGGFTVRKVIMLGLAYDHRFVNGRESAEFLGALRSALESPGDGTSER
- a CDS encoding alpha-ketoacid dehydrogenase subunit beta, whose amino-acid sequence is MTRVSEHLNQALHDLMEADPRVHLLGEDVSDPYGGAFKVTRGLSTRFGDRVRSTPLSEGALAGVGAGLALAGDRAVVEIMFADFAALAFDQLVNFAAKSTSMYGRPVPIPLVVRCPSGGNRGYGPTHSQSPQKHFIGVPGLALFEMTPFHDAGELFARMFALGQPCLFFEDKVLYTRRMYEDGVVDDLFRYELDGDVARVFLDGVTEPDCTLIAHGGMAHRALSAMRELLLEEDLACELLVPARLHPLPGLPGLERARHVCVVEDGTEGGTWGAEVARLLYPRLWSTLRRPIGLISAADSVIPAAPHLEREVLVQPGRIRHTIVEALS